Proteins found in one Fibrobacter sp. UWEL genomic segment:
- the speA gene encoding biosynthetic arginine decarboxylase, protein MKKWRIDDSRDLYNVRGWGVNYFDINDKGHATVAPMKDKGAEIDLYDLVQELSIRDVSTPMLLRFPDILDSRIEKLNECFNNARKEYGFEGTYYGMFPIKVNQQRAVLEEVVRHGKKFNIGLEAGSKPELHAVLANMDNPDALIICNGYKDEDFIELALLAQKMGKKIFIVVEKMNELHLVVELSRRIGIRPNIGVRIKLASSGSGKWEESGGYHSKFGLNSSELLEALDYIKEEGMEDCLKLIHFHLGSQITNIRHIKSGLREVSQFYVQIRKMGMGLEFVDVGGGLGVDYDGTRSSNASSVNYSIQEYANDVVYALYEACRDANLPHPNVIAESGRALTAHHSVLVFNILETAGQAFFDEEEHEIAADAPDALKDLYSIYKGLTPKNLLESWHDAMQLNDDVLSGFKVGDYDLPTRAMSERLFWSIAREVNQIASDLRHPPYELEELPRLLAEKYFGNFSLFQSLPDSWAIDQIFPVMPIQRLNEEPTVETTIQDVTCDSDGKIGMFVRGGDVSRTLPLHKLKKDEPYYIAVYLVGAYQEILGDLHNLFGDTNAVHIVCDNKGGYEIDKVIDGESVEDVLDYVNFSDKALVKTMENWVTGSVKEGKITVKEGKEFLNIYRSGLYGYTYLEQ, encoded by the coding sequence ATGAAGAAATGGCGTATCGACGACTCCCGCGATTTGTACAACGTTCGTGGTTGGGGCGTCAACTATTTTGACATCAACGACAAGGGTCATGCAACCGTCGCTCCCATGAAGGACAAGGGTGCAGAAATTGACCTTTACGACCTGGTGCAGGAACTGTCTATCCGCGACGTTTCTACCCCCATGCTCCTGCGTTTTCCGGATATTCTGGACAGCCGCATTGAAAAGCTGAACGAATGCTTTAACAACGCCCGCAAGGAATATGGCTTCGAAGGCACTTACTACGGCATGTTCCCCATCAAGGTGAACCAGCAGCGCGCCGTGCTTGAAGAAGTGGTCCGTCATGGCAAGAAGTTCAACATCGGTCTGGAAGCAGGTTCCAAGCCGGAACTTCACGCAGTACTTGCCAACATGGATAATCCGGACGCCCTGATTATCTGTAACGGCTACAAGGACGAAGACTTTATCGAACTGGCTCTCCTTGCACAGAAGATGGGCAAGAAGATCTTCATCGTGGTTGAAAAGATGAACGAGCTCCACCTGGTGGTGGAACTGTCTCGCAGAATCGGCATTCGCCCCAACATTGGTGTTCGCATTAAGCTGGCTAGCTCCGGTAGCGGCAAGTGGGAAGAATCCGGTGGATACCACAGCAAGTTCGGTCTCAACAGTTCTGAGCTCCTGGAAGCCTTGGACTACATCAAGGAAGAAGGAATGGAAGACTGCCTGAAGCTGATCCATTTCCACCTGGGTAGCCAGATTACCAACATTCGCCACATCAAGAGCGGCCTTCGCGAAGTGTCTCAGTTCTACGTGCAGATTCGCAAGATGGGCATGGGCCTTGAATTTGTGGACGTTGGCGGTGGCCTTGGTGTGGACTACGATGGAACCCGCAGTTCCAACGCAAGTTCCGTAAACTACTCTATCCAGGAATACGCCAACGACGTTGTGTACGCTTTGTACGAAGCCTGTCGCGATGCAAATCTGCCTCACCCCAACGTGATTGCAGAATCCGGCCGTGCGTTGACCGCTCATCACTCCGTGCTGGTGTTCAACATTCTGGAAACTGCTGGCCAGGCATTCTTCGACGAAGAAGAACATGAAATCGCCGCAGATGCACCGGACGCACTGAAGGACTTGTACAGCATCTATAAGGGTCTTACCCCCAAGAACCTGCTGGAAAGCTGGCATGATGCCATGCAGCTGAACGACGACGTGCTGAGTGGCTTCAAGGTAGGCGATTACGACCTGCCCACCCGCGCTATGTCTGAACGTCTGTTCTGGAGCATCGCTCGTGAAGTGAACCAGATTGCAAGCGACCTGCGCCATCCGCCTTATGAACTGGAAGAACTGCCCCGCCTGCTGGCTGAAAAGTACTTCGGTAACTTCAGCTTGTTCCAGAGCCTGCCGGACAGCTGGGCTATTGACCAGATTTTCCCGGTGATGCCTATCCAGCGTTTGAACGAAGAACCTACGGTTGAAACTACCATTCAGGACGTGACTTGCGACTCTGATGGTAAGATTGGCATGTTCGTTCGCGGTGGCGATGTGAGCCGCACTCTTCCGCTGCACAAGCTGAAGAAGGACGAACCTTACTACATCGCAGTTTACCTGGTGGGTGCCTATCAGGAAATTCTCGGTGACTTGCACAACCTCTTCGGCGACACCAACGCAGTCCATATTGTTTGCGACAATAAGGGCGGCTACGAGATCGATAAGGTCATCGACGGTGAATCCGTGGAAGACGTGCTGGACTACGTGAACTTCAGCGACAAGGCTCTCGTGAAGACCATGGAAAACTGGGTGACCGGTTCCGTGAAGGAAGGAAAGATTACCGTGAAGGAAGGTAAGGAATTCCTGAACATCTACCGTTCCGGTCTTTACGGATATACCTATTTGGAGCAGTAG
- a CDS encoding saccharopine dehydrogenase family protein, translating to MARALIIGCGAVATVAIKKCCTVSEVFSEICIASRHRENCEKLAEQIRPNSKTVITTAAVDADKAENVVKLIKEYQPDLVMNIALPYQDLAIMDACLECGVNYMDTANYEPENIDDPEWRKVYDKRCKEAGFSAYFDYSWQWAYAKKFEEKGLTALLGSGFDPGVTQAYCAYALKHQFDTIEEIDILDCNGGDHGYKFATNFNPEINLREVSAPGSYWDTDENGKGHWVEIPAMSIKREYNFKSVGQKDMYLLHHEEIESLAKNIPGVKRIRFFMTFGQSYLDHMRCLEDVGMLRTDPIMFNGQEIVPIQFLKALLPDPASLGPRTVGKTNIGCIFKGTKDGKPKTYYLFNVCDHQKCYKELGSQAIAYTTGVPAMCGALMMLTGKWTTPGVHTVEEFDPDPYMDALNKYGLPWQEDFNPTLVD from the coding sequence ATGGCAAGAGCTCTGATTATCGGTTGTGGTGCCGTTGCCACCGTCGCTATCAAGAAGTGCTGCACCGTCAGCGAAGTTTTCTCTGAAATCTGCATCGCAAGTCGCCACCGCGAAAACTGCGAAAAGCTGGCCGAACAGATCCGCCCTAATTCCAAGACGGTGATTACCACCGCTGCCGTTGACGCCGACAAGGCCGAAAACGTGGTGAAGCTGATTAAGGAATATCAGCCGGACTTGGTCATGAACATCGCACTTCCCTACCAGGATCTTGCCATCATGGACGCATGCCTTGAATGCGGCGTGAACTACATGGATACCGCCAACTACGAACCGGAAAACATCGACGATCCGGAATGGCGCAAGGTTTACGACAAGCGCTGCAAGGAAGCAGGATTCAGCGCCTACTTCGATTACAGCTGGCAGTGGGCATACGCCAAGAAGTTTGAAGAAAAGGGCCTTACCGCTCTGTTGGGTTCTGGCTTTGATCCGGGTGTTACCCAGGCATACTGCGCCTACGCTCTGAAGCACCAGTTCGACACCATCGAAGAAATCGATATTCTGGACTGCAACGGCGGCGATCACGGCTACAAGTTCGCCACCAACTTCAACCCCGAAATCAACCTCCGCGAAGTTTCCGCTCCGGGTTCCTACTGGGATACCGACGAAAACGGCAAGGGCCACTGGGTTGAAATCCCGGCCATGAGCATCAAGCGCGAATACAACTTCAAGTCTGTGGGCCAGAAGGACATGTACCTCTTGCACCACGAAGAAATTGAATCTCTCGCCAAGAACATTCCGGGCGTAAAGCGCATCCGCTTCTTCATGACCTTCGGCCAGAGCTATCTGGACCACATGCGCTGCCTGGAAGACGTGGGCATGCTGCGTACCGATCCTATCATGTTCAACGGTCAGGAAATCGTTCCTATCCAGTTCCTGAAGGCTCTCCTTCCGGATCCGGCAAGCCTTGGCCCCCGCACTGTGGGTAAGACCAACATCGGTTGTATCTTCAAGGGCACCAAGGATGGCAAGCCCAAGACTTACTACCTGTTCAACGTTTGCGACCACCAGAAATGCTACAAGGAATTGGGCAGCCAGGCTATCGCCTACACCACCGGCGTTCCGGCAATGTGCGGTGCATTGATGATGCTTACCGGCAAGTGGACCACCCCGGGCGTTCATACTGTGGAAGAATTCGATCCGGATCCTTACATGGACGCACTGAACAAGTACGGCCTGCCTTGGCAGGAAGACTTTAACCCGACCCTGGTCGACTAA